The following DNA comes from Saccharomyces mikatae IFO 1815 strain IFO1815 genome assembly, chromosome: 8.
TGCTCATCCATTAGCTTTTAGTTAGTCTTGGAGGTTTTATTGTTGTGTATTTACTTCTATTATGAGTCAAATTTTTCCTATTATGGTGGCCGGTACCGGCGTTTTggctttgaagaaaaaaacccatttgaaaaaaaatggcaCTATAAAGAAAGCTAGTGACAACGATTCCATACCCTCGCAAGTATACCCTCTATTTGGAAGATAAGCTAGTCAAGAGTTTAACATACTGAAACATGTTACAAAGACACTCCTTAAGACTGGGGAAATTCTCCATCAGAACGCTTGCCACTGGTGCTCCACTAGATGCATCCAAATTGAGAATCACCAAGAATCCAAATCCATCCAAGCCAAGACCAAATGAAGAGTTAGTGTTTGGCCAAACCTTCACAGATCACATGTTGACCATCCCATGGTCTGCCAAAGAAGGTTGGGGAGCTCCACACATCAAACCTTATGGAAATTTGTCTCTCGACCCATCTGCTTGTGTGTTCCATTATGCATTTGAGTTATTTGAAGGTTTAAAAGCATACAGAACTCCTCAAAATACCATTACTATGTTCCGTCCTGACAAGAACATGACTCGTATGAACAAGTCTGCTGCTAGAATTTGTTTACCAACCTTCGAATCCGAAGAATTAATCAAGCTTACAGGAAAATTGATTGAACAGGATAAGCATTTGGTTCCACAAGGAAACGGTTACTCGTTATACATTAGACCAACGATGATTGGTACGTCCAAAGGTTTAGGTGTCGGTACTCCTTCCGAGGCTCTTCTTTACGTCATTACTTCTCCAGTGGGTCCTTACTACAAGACTGGTTTCAAAGCTGTACGTCTTGAAGCAACAGACTATGCTACAAGAGCTTGGCCAGGTGGTGTTGGTGACAAAAAGTTAGGTGCTAACTATGCCCCATGCATTTTGCCTCAATTGCAAGCTGCTGAAAGAGGCTACCAACAAAATCTGTGGTTGTTCGGCCCAGAAAAGAACATTACCGAGGTCGGTACCATGAATGTGTTCTTTGTATTCCTCAACAAAGTAACcggaaagaaagaattggtTACTGCTCCTTTGGATGGTACTATCTTAGAAGGTGTTACCAGAGATTCCGTCTTGACTTTGGCTCGTGATAAGCTAGACCCTCAAGAATGGGACATCAACGAACGTTATTACACCATTACTGAGGTTGCTACAAGAGCTCAACAAGGTGAACTATTGGAAGCTTTTGGTTCTGGTACTGCTGCTGTCGTTTCGCCCATCAAGGAAATTGGTTGGAACAACAAAGATATCCATGTTCCATTATTACCTGGTGAACAATGTGGTGCATTGACCAAACAAGTCGCGCAATGGATTGCGGATATCCAATACGGTAGAACCAAGTATGACAACTGGTCAAGAACTGTTGCTGACTTGAATTAATGATAAAAACAATTAAACacctaaaaaaaagacaattttttccaagatGTGTTTTCTCTCTCAACGTATACATATAGATACATACTTTACAATTCCTATTagatttatttattatttttatgaaACATTAAATTATCGAAGAAACTTTGTTCTTGGAAATCTGTCTTGACAATGAATATAAACTCGTACTGATAAGGTACTGGTCAAGCATGGCAGCTCACCCGTAAAAACacttcttcaataataacaacacAATTGGCTTAGATATTACATCACTCCTCATATATAAGAGCCAAGCAGGCTCTAACTAACTGGTGCAGGACAAAGTGATACTTAATTGCAGTGTTTTGGTCTTCGTGACTGACATGATTATTCTCAAGAAAGGATGGAAACTCCTTAAATTTATTTTCACGATCGATATTGTGCATGTTGGGAGGCCCTTTTGTATCATTATCCTGCTTATTTTATATCACATGAATTGGTTCAATTAGGGGCCTTTTTTTGCATATTTAATTTGGGCATTGTTAACTATCTGAATATACGTACATGTCGATCTACTAGAGGAAAACACTGTAGTTCTCGTCCTAAAATAGCACGAAAGAATGCTTTATCTTTTGGAGGTGGCTCCAGGGTTTATTTGAAGATTGATCAATATATTTCCtagagagaagaaaaaagcgACGCAAAGTAACTAAAAGGGTTACTTATTGCGATTATAAGTTCTTAGAAGTGTAAAAATTCTCGTGTAGATTAAATGTGATGGGgtcaattttttatcacaGTCAGCTAGTAGCCCAGAAATGTAGGGAGAATTTCTACTTGCCCCGTCCctattcaagaaattttcattaGATTTAATTTTATCAGTCTATATTTAGCAGCCAACTTAGCGTCCTAAGGATCGCACAGAAGAGAAACATCTTAAAAGAGCAagcaacttttttttactctGGCTTTATCTTAAAGGCCGGCCTCATGCAAAGGAAATCAATTTAGAATGCCCAAGACAAGTTATTTAGACAAAAATTTCGAATCATCGCATTACAATGATGTGCGTCCCTCTTATCC
Coding sequences within:
- the BAT1 gene encoding branched-chain-amino-acid transaminase BAT1 (similar to Saccharomyces cerevisiae BAT2 (YJR148W) and BAT1 (YHR208W); ancestral locus Anc_4.389), translating into MLQRHSLRLGKFSIRTLATGAPLDASKLRITKNPNPSKPRPNEELVFGQTFTDHMLTIPWSAKEGWGAPHIKPYGNLSLDPSACVFHYAFELFEGLKAYRTPQNTITMFRPDKNMTRMNKSAARICLPTFESEELIKLTGKLIEQDKHLVPQGNGYSLYIRPTMIGTSKGLGVGTPSEALLYVITSPVGPYYKTGFKAVRLEATDYATRAWPGGVGDKKLGANYAPCILPQLQAAERGYQQNLWLFGPEKNITEVGTMNVFFVFLNKVTGKKELVTAPLDGTILEGVTRDSVLTLARDKLDPQEWDINERYYTITEVATRAQQGELLEAFGSGTAAVVSPIKEIGWNNKDIHVPLLPGEQCGALTKQVAQWIADIQYGRTKYDNWSRTVADLN